The following are encoded together in the Peromyscus leucopus breed LL Stock chromosome 1, UCI_PerLeu_2.1, whole genome shotgun sequence genome:
- the LOC114703882 gene encoding vomeronasal type-2 receptor 26-like isoform X2: MWLCTLLPVLFGCLSGSTFSAPRTWLFPSQRPRFDRPGDVIVGGSFSIFYLSIGNLSDFTAPPSGLVASRVSNWGYRVAQSFVFAIEEINRSAYLLPNVTLGFSIRNSGDSVHGALHETMSFLTRQEEPIPNYTCQHGSPQAALVGDTRSSLSVSMARLLGLYKFPQVSYSASLPILSDKIQFPSFLRTVTSDLTSCLAVTQLIIHFQWSWVIILAHDDDFGQQASSLATQELSTAGVCIEVILHVPSHESLEKIEDIVQKMQKSTARVVLVFLSNANFQLILYGLLDVPVSGQIWVSKNILHMVLTITIPGISKVLYSTFGLLYHSSRAIGFPEFLANLRPSQTPEDMFIKKFWEFTFDCTWPHQSSTVTEGVQLCSGNESLKSKQYPFAEVSKIDDAYTAVYSIAHALQDMITHGHQHGKVTDSQDFQPWQLLQALRKVHFKTPDGNEIIFDANGDLVTKFDILQGQKTPEGVFHLVHVGMIDPQVSLGNKMKFHLMEDIHVPTSVCSESCLPGFSQVPRLEAPHCCFDCSPCPEGQFADQRDMKSCLLCPKEQYSSHMRDRCLPRTEIFLAFEEPLGFMLALVALFLAGLAVLVLGVFLKHRDSPVVRANNRSLSYLLLLSLCLCALCALLFLGRPSVLTCLLRQTTFAVVFTVAVSSVLAKTLTVVLAFRVTRPGDRIRVCLSPGASTSVVLIASFMQVVLCGVWLATSPPFPDRDMVSEPQHIVIQCQEGSGTIFFCVLGYLGFLAVGTFSVAFLARGLPDVFNETKFLTFSMLLFCSVWTAFLPLYHSARGKSTVAVEIFSILASTAGLLGGIFIPKCYIILLKPERNTAAWLRQGH, from the exons ATGTGGCTGTGtactctccttcctgttctctttggcTGTCTCTCTGGGTCTACCTTTTCTGCACCAAGaacctggctgtttccaagtCAGAGGCCTCGTTTTGATCGTCCTGGAGATGTAATAGTGGGGGGCAGCTTCTCCATCTTTTACCTCTCTATTGGTAACCTGTCTGACTTCACTGCCCCACCATCTGGACTTGTGGCTTCAAG AGTTTCCAACTGGGGCTACCGGGTGGCCCAGAGTTTTGTCTTTGCCATCGAGGAGATTAATAGGAGTGCTTACTTGTTACCCAATGTGACCCTGGGCTTCTCTATTCGAAACTCTGGGGACTCAGTGCATGGAGCCCTCCATGAGACAATGAGCTTTCTCACGAGGCAGGAGGAGCCCATCCCCAACTATACATGCCAGCATGGCTCTCCTCAGGCTGCCTTAGTTGGGGACACGCGGTCATCCCTGTCTGTCTCCATGGCCAGACTTCTGGGACTGTACAAGTTTCCCCAG GTAAGTTACTCAGCCTCACTACCCATCCTCAGTGACAAGATCCAGTTCCCATCTTTCCTGCGAACAGTGACTAGTGACCTCACATCCTGCCTTGCAGTGACTCAGTTGATAATTCACTTTCAGTGGTCCTGGGTGATCATTCTGGCCCATGATGATGACTTTGGGCAGCAGGCCAGCTCTCTGGCCACTCAGGAGCTGAGTACAGCTGGTGTGTGCATTGAGGTCATCCTCCATGTTCCTTCCCATGAGTCCCTGGAGAAGATTGAAGACATTGTCCAGAAGATGCAAAAATCCACAGCCAGGGTTGTTCTGGTTTTCCTAAGCAATGCAAATTTCCAGCTCATCCTGTATGGCTTACTGGATGTCCCTGTCTCAGGCCAGATCTGGGTCAGCAAGAACATTCTTCACATGGTGCTCACCATCACCATTCCAGGCATTTCCAAGGTATTGTACAGCACATTTGGCCTTCTGTATCACAGCAGCAGGGCAATTGGCTTCCCTGAGTTCCTTGCTAACCTGCGCCCCAGCCAGACCCCAGAAGACATGTTTATAAAGAAGTTCTGGGAGTTCACCTTTGATTGTACATGGCCCCACCAGAGCAGCACAGTGACAGAGGGTGTCCAGTTGTGCTCAGGGAATGAGAGTCTGAAAAGCAAGCAGTACCCTTTTGCAGAAGTGAGTAAAATTGATGATGCTTACACAGCTGTCTACAGCATTGCACATGCCCTGCAAGACATGATAACCCATGGGCACCAGCATGGGAAAGTTACAGACTCTCAGGACTTCCAGccctggcag CTGCTTCAAGCCCTCAGGAAGGTACACTTCAAGACTCCTGAtggaaatgaaattatatttgatGCTAATGGAGATTTGGTGACAAAATTTGACATTCTCCAAGGGCAGAAGACCCCTGAGGGTGTATTTCACTTGGTCCATGTAGGCATGATAGACCCTCAAGTCTCTTTGGGGAACAAAATGAAGTTCCATTTGATGGAGGATATTCAT GTTCCCACCTCTGTCTGCAGTGAAAGCTGCCTTCCAGGGTTCAGCCAAGTGCCCAGGCTGGAAGCCCCACACTGCTGTTTTGATTGCAGTCCCTGCCCTGAGGGACAGTTTGCAGACCAAAGAG ACATGAAGAGCTGTCTTCTGTGCCCCAAGGAGCAGTACTCGAGCCACATGAGAGACCGTTGCCTGCCCAggacagagatcttcctggcctTTGAGGAACCTCTGGGATTCATGCTGGCTTTGGTGGCACTCTTCCTGGCTGGTCTGGCTGTACTGGTTCTGGGAGTGTTCCTGAAGCACAGAGACAGCCCTGTGGTCAGGGCAAACAACAGAAGTCTCAGCTACTTACtcctgctctctctttgcctctgtgCCCTGTGTGCCTTGCTGTTCCTTGGGCGACCCAGTGTCTTGACATGCCTCCTCCGACAGACCACCTTTGCTGTGGTGTTCACGGTGGCTGTGTCCTCTGTTCTGGCCAAGACTCTCACAGTGGTCCTGGCCTTCAGGGTCACCAGGCCAGGGGACAGGATCCGGGTATGCCTGAGCCCTGGGGCTTCCACCTCAGTGGTCCTTATTGCTTCCTTCATGCAGGTTGTTCTTTGTGGAGTCTGGCTGGCCACCTCCCCACCATTCCCAGACAGGGATATGGTCTCGGAGCCCCAGCACATTGTCATCCAGTGCCAGGAGGGTTCTGGCACCATCTTCTTCTGTGTGCTGGGCTACTTGGGTTTCCTGGCAGTGGGTACCTTCTCTGTGGCCTTTCTGGCCAGGGGCCTGCCAGATGTCTTCAATGAGACTAAGTTCCTGACCTTCAGCATGCTGCTCTTTTGCAGTGTCTGGACAGCCTTCCTGCCCCTGTACCACAGTGCCCGGGGCAAGTCCACTGTGGCTGTAGAGATCTTCTCCATCCTGGCCTCCACTGCTGGCCTTCTGGGTGGCATCTTCATCCCCAAGTGCTACATCATCTTGCTCAAACCAGAGAGGAACACTGCTGCCTGGCTCAGGCAAGGCCACTAG
- the LOC114703882 gene encoding vomeronasal type-2 receptor 26-like isoform X1 — MWLCTLLPVLFGCLSGSTFSAPRTWLFPSQRPRFDRPGDVIVGGSFSIFYLSIGNLSDFTAPPSGLVASRVSNWGYRVAQSFVFAIEEINRSAYLLPNVTLGFSIRNSGDSVHGALHETMSFLTRQEEPIPNYTCQHGSPQAALVGDTRSSLSVSMARLLGLYKFPQVSYSASLPILSDKIQFPSFLRTVTSDLTSCLAVTQLIIHFQWSWVIILAHDDDFGQQASSLATQELSTAGVCIEVILHVPSHESLEKIEDIVQKMQKSTARVVLVFLSNANFQLILYGLLDVPVSGQIWVSKNILHMVLTITIPGISKVLYSTFGLLYHSSRAIGFPEFLANLRPSQTPEDMFIKKFWEFTFDCTWPHQSSTVTEGVQLCSGNESLKSKQYPFAEVSKIDDAYTAVYSIAHALQDMITHGHQHGKVTDSQDFQPWQLLQALRKVHFKTPDGNEIIFDANGDLVTKFDILQGQKTPEGVFHLVHVGMIDPQVSLGNKMKFHLMEDIHVSCLNAEMTLVPTSVCSESCLPGFSQVPRLEAPHCCFDCSPCPEGQFADQRDMKSCLLCPKEQYSSHMRDRCLPRTEIFLAFEEPLGFMLALVALFLAGLAVLVLGVFLKHRDSPVVRANNRSLSYLLLLSLCLCALCALLFLGRPSVLTCLLRQTTFAVVFTVAVSSVLAKTLTVVLAFRVTRPGDRIRVCLSPGASTSVVLIASFMQVVLCGVWLATSPPFPDRDMVSEPQHIVIQCQEGSGTIFFCVLGYLGFLAVGTFSVAFLARGLPDVFNETKFLTFSMLLFCSVWTAFLPLYHSARGKSTVAVEIFSILASTAGLLGGIFIPKCYIILLKPERNTAAWLRQGH; from the exons ATGTGGCTGTGtactctccttcctgttctctttggcTGTCTCTCTGGGTCTACCTTTTCTGCACCAAGaacctggctgtttccaagtCAGAGGCCTCGTTTTGATCGTCCTGGAGATGTAATAGTGGGGGGCAGCTTCTCCATCTTTTACCTCTCTATTGGTAACCTGTCTGACTTCACTGCCCCACCATCTGGACTTGTGGCTTCAAG AGTTTCCAACTGGGGCTACCGGGTGGCCCAGAGTTTTGTCTTTGCCATCGAGGAGATTAATAGGAGTGCTTACTTGTTACCCAATGTGACCCTGGGCTTCTCTATTCGAAACTCTGGGGACTCAGTGCATGGAGCCCTCCATGAGACAATGAGCTTTCTCACGAGGCAGGAGGAGCCCATCCCCAACTATACATGCCAGCATGGCTCTCCTCAGGCTGCCTTAGTTGGGGACACGCGGTCATCCCTGTCTGTCTCCATGGCCAGACTTCTGGGACTGTACAAGTTTCCCCAG GTAAGTTACTCAGCCTCACTACCCATCCTCAGTGACAAGATCCAGTTCCCATCTTTCCTGCGAACAGTGACTAGTGACCTCACATCCTGCCTTGCAGTGACTCAGTTGATAATTCACTTTCAGTGGTCCTGGGTGATCATTCTGGCCCATGATGATGACTTTGGGCAGCAGGCCAGCTCTCTGGCCACTCAGGAGCTGAGTACAGCTGGTGTGTGCATTGAGGTCATCCTCCATGTTCCTTCCCATGAGTCCCTGGAGAAGATTGAAGACATTGTCCAGAAGATGCAAAAATCCACAGCCAGGGTTGTTCTGGTTTTCCTAAGCAATGCAAATTTCCAGCTCATCCTGTATGGCTTACTGGATGTCCCTGTCTCAGGCCAGATCTGGGTCAGCAAGAACATTCTTCACATGGTGCTCACCATCACCATTCCAGGCATTTCCAAGGTATTGTACAGCACATTTGGCCTTCTGTATCACAGCAGCAGGGCAATTGGCTTCCCTGAGTTCCTTGCTAACCTGCGCCCCAGCCAGACCCCAGAAGACATGTTTATAAAGAAGTTCTGGGAGTTCACCTTTGATTGTACATGGCCCCACCAGAGCAGCACAGTGACAGAGGGTGTCCAGTTGTGCTCAGGGAATGAGAGTCTGAAAAGCAAGCAGTACCCTTTTGCAGAAGTGAGTAAAATTGATGATGCTTACACAGCTGTCTACAGCATTGCACATGCCCTGCAAGACATGATAACCCATGGGCACCAGCATGGGAAAGTTACAGACTCTCAGGACTTCCAGccctggcag CTGCTTCAAGCCCTCAGGAAGGTACACTTCAAGACTCCTGAtggaaatgaaattatatttgatGCTAATGGAGATTTGGTGACAAAATTTGACATTCTCCAAGGGCAGAAGACCCCTGAGGGTGTATTTCACTTGGTCCATGTAGGCATGATAGACCCTCAAGTCTCTTTGGGGAACAAAATGAAGTTCCATTTGATGGAGGATATTCATGTGAGTTGCCTGAATGCAGAGATGACTCTT GTTCCCACCTCTGTCTGCAGTGAAAGCTGCCTTCCAGGGTTCAGCCAAGTGCCCAGGCTGGAAGCCCCACACTGCTGTTTTGATTGCAGTCCCTGCCCTGAGGGACAGTTTGCAGACCAAAGAG ACATGAAGAGCTGTCTTCTGTGCCCCAAGGAGCAGTACTCGAGCCACATGAGAGACCGTTGCCTGCCCAggacagagatcttcctggcctTTGAGGAACCTCTGGGATTCATGCTGGCTTTGGTGGCACTCTTCCTGGCTGGTCTGGCTGTACTGGTTCTGGGAGTGTTCCTGAAGCACAGAGACAGCCCTGTGGTCAGGGCAAACAACAGAAGTCTCAGCTACTTACtcctgctctctctttgcctctgtgCCCTGTGTGCCTTGCTGTTCCTTGGGCGACCCAGTGTCTTGACATGCCTCCTCCGACAGACCACCTTTGCTGTGGTGTTCACGGTGGCTGTGTCCTCTGTTCTGGCCAAGACTCTCACAGTGGTCCTGGCCTTCAGGGTCACCAGGCCAGGGGACAGGATCCGGGTATGCCTGAGCCCTGGGGCTTCCACCTCAGTGGTCCTTATTGCTTCCTTCATGCAGGTTGTTCTTTGTGGAGTCTGGCTGGCCACCTCCCCACCATTCCCAGACAGGGATATGGTCTCGGAGCCCCAGCACATTGTCATCCAGTGCCAGGAGGGTTCTGGCACCATCTTCTTCTGTGTGCTGGGCTACTTGGGTTTCCTGGCAGTGGGTACCTTCTCTGTGGCCTTTCTGGCCAGGGGCCTGCCAGATGTCTTCAATGAGACTAAGTTCCTGACCTTCAGCATGCTGCTCTTTTGCAGTGTCTGGACAGCCTTCCTGCCCCTGTACCACAGTGCCCGGGGCAAGTCCACTGTGGCTGTAGAGATCTTCTCCATCCTGGCCTCCACTGCTGGCCTTCTGGGTGGCATCTTCATCCCCAAGTGCTACATCATCTTGCTCAAACCAGAGAGGAACACTGCTGCCTGGCTCAGGCAAGGCCACTAG